ATTACATTAACTTTTCTAACACCAATAAAGAATCCAAATCTATATTGATCGACAGAGAATTGAGTAGGAATGAATGATCCGCTTGCTGCTCCGACAAGATCTGAGTGTGCTCCGCTTGCCACTCCATTGTGCAGGCCCAGGAGTGGTATTAGGTGGCCCGTTGCCATCAAGCAGGCCACCTCCTGTTTTGCGAGTCATCTGTGCCAAGAGATCTTCCACAATGGTGAAGCCCATCTACGAATCGTAAAGCGAGTCATCTGTGCCATCTACGAATGGTGAAGATCTTCCGCAATAGGTCTTCCACAATGGTGAAGCCCATCCACGAATCGTAAAGCGAGTCATCTGTGCCAAGAGAAAGTTGGGAGACGTGGAGCGTATCAACGCCACTTGCGGCCCCATCCGAACGAGCAAGAGAGACCATGGGAAACGCCGGCTTTGTCGAGTTGCTACCTCGGAGATTCCAGTCTAACGTCGGGTATCCCGATAAGGGCTTATTTATCCATCTTTCTGTCTCCCAAACCAgaccaggaagaagaagaagaagaagaagaagaagaagaagaagaagagcaatgaAGGGAACGTTGTGTCACGAGCTGGAGGTCGGCCTCCCTGCAGGCCAAGTCTGGGAGGTCTACGGCACGCTGCGGCTGGCTCAGCTGGTGGTGGAATTGGTTCCTAATGTCATCCAAAAGGTGGATATCGTCGAAGGAGATGGTGGCGTCGGTACGGTTCTGCACCTCACCTTCCCCACCGGTGAGTCCTCTTCatgccccccccccctcccctgcaATTTGGCAGCCAATTTCCACTCTTCTGGACTTACTGTTTGCTGTCAGGAACAAGTGGTGGTCCACAGTTCTACAAGGAGAAGTTTGTGAAGATTGACGACGAGAATCGATTGAAGGAAGCCATCGTGGTGGAAGGAGGATACCTGGAAATGGGGTTTCTGTCCTTTCTAGTTCGTTTCGAGATCATAGACAAGGAGGAGGGAGTCTCTTCCATCATCAAATCCACCATCGAGTACGAGGTTGACGAAGAGCACGCAGGTAATGCTTCTCTCGTCACCACCGCGGCGGTCGCGGCGATCGCTGAAGGTGTTTCTGGCTATCTCATGAAGGAGAAAAGTGGTGCTTCAAACTGAGGCCTGTATGGAATATAATTGCAATCATTTCTGAATCGtaataaagagaaaaataaaagagaaaatattGGCAAGCAAATGGGGCATTCCGAGAATTGAACTCGGGACCTCTCGCACCctaagcgagaatcataccactagaccaaatgcccGTCTATGATAATAAGGTgtgatttaatttatttaaataaattatataacctTGCTATCAGTTCCAAAGCATCAGCATAATTGTATTGGTTTTGTTGGGGTGAGGGAAGGAGGGAAGTATTATGGAATTTGTTGTAGTCTCAAGTTTGTCCCAGACAAATTCGGGTCGTACCGATCGACGATTTCAAATCCTATAAAATTGTATTCCGGGTGTTACTAATAAATATTTCGAGCGTAGAATTCGAATGAtttgaaataaaattttgaagtatatttAAGTATTTGAGAAATATACTCGGGAAGCCTTAGGATCATTACTCTTACGATCGATGTTGGTTGGTTACGAGGGATAGTTTTGCACTACTCTCGGAtatgtaataattttttataaaaaaaattaaaagaaattatTGTTCTGATATGTAATGATTATTACTCAATGAAACGAACTTTATGTATTCTTGGTAAAAGGGAAGGCATTGCAACTAATGAATTAGAAATTTTTTCTATTACTTTTGTGTTTATAAGACCGTTTTTACTGCAGTTGCTAAGTATGCTTATTAAATTATTGCAAATTAATACtaagatttttttaatgatttgtttTCTTTAGTAAAGGACGAAAGAATAGTTTGTTTTATACTCGCTATATAGCTTCGTAGCTATAACCTTTACTATATATAAGAAATTGATTAGGATATTCGTATCATTCAAAATGATATTGTACGAATGGTATGTATTAGTTTAATAGTTAATAAAAACATAAATGAGCAGTATAACAGTTGAGGGGATGCATCAAGTGATACACTTTTATATGATCATTACCTACCTATATTGACTAGTAATAGTCTCAAAAGAAATCAATTAAAAACCAACATTGAATTGAttctaattgttttgacattggaCACATTTAAATATCTCTTACATCTTCTAACACTCTTTTTCAAATGTTGAATCTCTCTTTCTCattcaattatttttttctttctcatgtaTTTTCACTCTGTTCAATATTTACTCATCAACATCCGAAAAAAATAAATCCGCTATCTCTTCTTTacttgaatattttttataaaatataatagaatacatatttaattatagttaaaatattttaatttaaatgtttctcctaatttttaatatattttttgaaatcgtcAACACTTTCGACGTATCGTGTGTTATAAATGGCACGGTCAATCGGCACAAAATTATAGTCCTTACATGAAACGAATTTGAATGGATCCAATCTTCCATGAGTAATGCGGCAGTGTTACCAAGTCGAGATTAAGCATCGTGTTAATGTGGTTTAGCAGCAACAGTGAGTTGGGAATTCATCACGGGAAGAACATGGTGGTGAAGGAGCTCGCAGCCTTACGTTCTGCTTACACCACCCTTAGGTCACAGGGATGAGCAATCGTCACACAGTTGGAGGCCACCAAATACCATGAAATGGTGTCAATGATGCGACGAATTCGTCACCTCAGATCCACCTAAACCCACTGAAACCAGGCGAGATAAGAAAAGTGAGAGAGAAGAGACAACTGACGAGGAAAAGTAAAACTTGCTTGGGTGCATCCATCCATCCGCTGATCCTGATGTAGCACCGGACAAGACAGGGCCACAAGAAGCTTTTCTTCCTCATTTTCCTGTGATTCCAATGCCTTTGATCACCGGAGAAAGGGGCAGGCAAGGCTTCAGAATGCCAAAGGTTGGGCAGCTGTCACCTTCTCCCATGGAGACACATAAAAGGTGGCCACTGACTTGTGCTGCTCactcttttgttgttgttgttgttgttgttgttgtgggatTGAGATGGGACCTCAGAATGGTGTGGTCGATCGGTTGATGATATGAAATCCCTTTTTATTCCCATATGAGACTATGATTTGAGTCATATTCCACAAACTTTTCTTTGATGCACTCTCACCAACACATACGATGAGGTATTCCTTCTTTAGATTCAATAATAATCCATGAAATAATGCTACAAGTATAAACAAATAGGGATAATTAGATTTAGATATGAATTAAACTCTCGAAATGTTAAAAATCTTTGTAGGGATTCCTCCTAACGAAGAGTTCCTCTGGACTCGTGTGTTCGCTTCGACGAAAATAAACGATGAAAAGAGTAAATAAACTCAATCATTTCACATTAATAATTTGCTCGGTTTCGGTTGTGACATATTATGCCacttttttatgatcatttttcaacaatgttaATGTGAACTCAGGGAATTCTGAACAAGGAGTAAAAGAGTTTGTCTGCATTAACAAATGACTTCACATGATGATGCTTGAATCAGTTGTTCACCATTTGAACAGTGCTTTGGACTATGGGTACTGCAATTGTACAGTATTGTGGTTGGTAGATGAGGTTCTCAAACACACCCACCTGTTATGATTTGATAGATGAAGTCACACATGATTGTTATCAAGCTCTCAAGGATTGTGCCTCATGCTTATTTGTAATGTTACATGTAGGAGGAAGCTCAGGTTCTTTACTTTTGACATTGTTTCTGAGCTTATAATCCCTTCCTCTTTTCAGAAGCTACTGAGGACAAGTTTGATGATACATGCCAGCTTAGCCTACTCAATCGACATAAGCATCTTCATCTCTGGTTGGCCTGATCAGATATGTTCATGATT
The DNA window shown above is from Musa acuminata AAA Group cultivar baxijiao chromosome BXJ2-4, Cavendish_Baxijiao_AAA, whole genome shotgun sequence and carries:
- the LOC135611121 gene encoding norbelladine synthase-like: MKGTLCHELEVGLPAGQVWEVYGTLRLAQLVVELVPNVIQKVDIVEGDGGVGTVLHLTFPTGTSGGPQFYKEKFVKIDDENRLKEAIVVEGGYLEMGFLSFLVRFEIIDKEEGVSSIIKSTIEYEVDEEHAGNASLVTTAAVAAIAEGVSGYLMKEKSGASN